The candidate division KSB1 bacterium genome segment CCGATGATCGCAACACGAAACTCGCGCTGCCACGGCGTCTGCGTCAAGGCTTTCAACGTGACTTCCGGGCCGATGCCGTTGAGGTCGCCGATGGTGACGGCGATGGTTTTGAAAAACGACTTCATAAACTTTGCTGTTACAATATAGATGGTGCGGCGTGAAAATGCAAGCCCCGTTTTTCAATTCAAACAGGAAAAGGAACACGCAAGCCGATTGGCGCAAAATTCGGTTGACTTTTAACCAGCATAAAACTATTTTAAAAATCAAATTAGTGCGACCCAAGAACCCAACGCGAGAGGAGCAAGCATGAGAGGCGCGAAAAGATTTGGTTTATTCAGTTTGATCGTCGCCGGCGCGCTGCTGCAACCGGTTTATGCGCAAATGAGCGCCGAAAAAACCACGGCGGGCGATTGGATCAAACAAAACGAAGCCAAGGCGAAAGAGATCAATCAAAAAATTTGGAGTCTTGCGGAGTTAGGACTCACCGAACAGCAATCGAGCCAAACTTTGAGCGATTGGCTTGCCGCCAACGGTTTCACGGTTGAAAAAGGCGTGGCGAATATGCCGACGGCATTCATCGCGAGTTACGGTTCCGGCAAGCCAGTGATCGCGATCCTGGCGGAGTTTGACGCGCTGCCGGGACTTTCGCAAAAAGTTTCGCCGGTGCGCGAAGAACGCGAGGGCGCTACGAATGGCCACGCCTGCGGCCACAGCATTTTCGGCACGGCCAGCACTGCCGCGGCGATTGCGGCGCGTCACGCCATGGCGAAGCATAATTTGAAAGGCACGATTCGCTTGTACGGCACGCCGGCGGAGGAAACCGGCATCGGCAAAATCTACATGGTGAAGGAAGGTTTGTTCAACGATTGCGACGCGGTTTTGCATTGGCATGCCAGCGACGTCACGCGCTCGGCGTATGGCACGACCAAGGCGCTGGTGTCGGTGAAATTTTCTTTTCACGGCCTGGCGGCGCACGCCTCGCGCTCGCCGCATGACGGCAAAAGCGCGCTGGACGGCGTCGAGCTGATGAACATCGGCGCGAATTTCTTGCGCGAGCATTTGCCGGAAGACAGCCGCATGCACTATGTGATCACCGACGGCGGCGGCCAGCCGAACGTCGTGCCGCCGGCGGCGCAGGTGTGGTACTATTTGCGCGCCGACAAACATCGCGACGTGGAGTACATGTTTCAACGTTTGACCGAGATCGCCAAAGGCGCGGCGCTGATGACCGGCACCACCGTCGATTGGCACGTCGACTCCGACACGCATGAGATTCTGCCCAATTTGCCGCTGTCGCAAGTGATTCACAAAAATCTCGAGCTCATCGGCCCGCCGAAATTTAGCGAAGATGAAAAAGCGTTCGCGCGCAAAACCCAGGAACCGCTGCGGGGACAATTCAAATATGCGCTCTCCGAAATTCTCGAAAAACTGCCGGAGGAACCGGAGCAGGGCAAGGCTTCGACCGACGTCGGCGACGTGAGCTGGATGGTGCCGACCGGCGGCCTGACCGTAGCGAGTTACACTTACGGCGCGCCGGGACATAGTTGGCAGATCGTGGCGTGCACCGGCATGTCGATCGGCGAGAAGGGCATGTTCGTCGCGGCGAAAGCGCTGGCC includes the following:
- a CDS encoding amidohydrolase, translated to MRGAKRFGLFSLIVAGALLQPVYAQMSAEKTTAGDWIKQNEAKAKEINQKIWSLAELGLTEQQSSQTLSDWLAANGFTVEKGVANMPTAFIASYGSGKPVIAILAEFDALPGLSQKVSPVREEREGATNGHACGHSIFGTASTAAAIAARHAMAKHNLKGTIRLYGTPAEETGIGKIYMVKEGLFNDCDAVLHWHASDVTRSAYGTTKALVSVKFSFHGLAAHASRSPHDGKSALDGVELMNIGANFLREHLPEDSRMHYVITDGGGQPNVVPPAAQVWYYLRADKHRDVEYMFQRLTEIAKGAALMTGTTVDWHVDSDTHEILPNLPLSQVIHKNLELIGPPKFSEDEKAFARKTQEPLRGQFKYALSEILEKLPEEPEQGKASTDVGDVSWMVPTGGLTVASYTYGAPGHSWQIVACTGMSIGEKGMFVAAKALAYSALDLFTKADLIKQARADFEQRKAGYDFVSLIPAGQKAPLKIK